The Aquila chrysaetos chrysaetos chromosome 6, bAquChr1.4, whole genome shotgun sequence genome window below encodes:
- the LOC115343243 gene encoding coiled-coil domain-containing protein 173-like, with the protein MAAAAGPGPGPGRPRGRRQLAPPHHLEEINILDGYFLPNEVDLHQVMVLPKAEWERIQDNLDSTTREAARILAEKKEREEMHLRSKAAVKDWPNTIMGLAQRKLKAKKLREEREEEERKLLDLEEQRFQAAKRKEALDHAKTYLYYQNERVKGLHSALLLAEVLKERDAQVEFKKLKSDVNKKKGEEKEHEHKEAILREEEKAHQCYMNQQALRRDQLEQIKEHKHQADLAKLEDKREGEQIQRLNRLYQLEIQRGKEKEQEEKVERQRLHHEHVTEQKIIKAVEEQKEMEEDDRIRAHCKAKETIAKLIKKKEAEMRRLTQEHQDKIVYQLAVQMNEALKREDDRLAKDIAKKEAEQEKKRKEKEAKEKAAIKSIAEHRATVMKMKVEKEREEKEEGKKELHALMEKNCIYLETEKAKKQRQRDANMEVQKIQIQQMAEKQAKKQQEKQADLDYDVQREAIALFKEREFQSYAKQVIESESKTTHHLYPLLKASKDGRGLGHGPFSRGREGINTSFQSQDGAGGQLPCCSCTPAQEVKNMK; encoded by the exons CACCACATCATTTGGAAGAAATTAACATTCTGGATGgctattttcttccaaatgaagTAGATCTTCATCAGGTAATGGTATTGCCAAAAGCAGAATGGGAAAGGATTCAGGACAATCTTGACAGCACAACTAGAGAAGCAGCACGCATCCTTGCTGAGAAGAAAGAACGGGAAGAAATGCACTTACGCTCCAAAGCTGCTGTAAAAGACTGGCCCAATACCATTATG GGCCTGGCACAACGGAAACTTAAAGCCAAAAAATTACgtgaagaaagggaagaagaagaaagaaagttaCTTGATTTGGAAGAGCAACGGTTCCAAGCAGCAAAACGGAAGGAGGCTCTTGATCATGCAAAAACCTACCTATACTATCAGAACGAAAGAGTGAAAGGGTTGCAT AGTGCACTTCTACTTGCTGAGGTCCTAAAAGAAAGAGATGCTCAAgttgaatttaaaaagttaaagtCAGATGTTAACAAAAAGAAGGGTgaagaaaaggaacatgaaCATAAAGAAGCTATtctcagagaggaagaaaaggcacaTCAATGTTATATGAATCAACAGGCACTACGCAGAGATCAGCTGGAACA AATAAAGGAGCACAAGCATCAGGCAGATCTGGCCAAGCTAGAAGACAAAAGAGAAGGCGAACAAATACAGAGATTGAACCGACTGTACCAACTGGAaattcagagaggaaaagaaaaggaacaggaggaaaaagttgAACGCCAGAGGCTGCATCAT GAGCATGTAACTGAGCAGAAAATAATCAAAGCAGTAGaggagcaaaaagaaatggaagaagatgATCGGATTAGAGCTCATTGTAAAGCAAAGGAAACTATTGCCAAgctgataaaaaagaaagaagctgaaatgcGCAG ACTAACACAGGAACATCAGGATAAAATCGTTTACCAATTAGCTGTACAAATGAATGAGGCATTAAAGAGGGAAGATGATCGTCTTGCTAAAGacattgcaaaaaaagaagctgaacaagaaaaaaaacgcaaagagaaagaagcaaaagaaaaggctgcCATTAAATCTATTGCTGAACACAGAGCCACTGTG atGAAGATGAAagtagaaaaggagagagaggaaaaagaagagggtAAAAAAGAACTTCATGCATTAATGGAAAAGAACTGCATCTACCTGGAAACGGAAAAAGccaagaaacaaagacaacGTGATGCAAACATGGAAGTGCAGAAAATTCAGATCCAGCAAATG gctgaaaagcaggcaaaaaaacagcaggaaaagcaagcagaCTTGGATTATGATGTCCAGAGAGAGGCTATTGCGCTTTTTAAGGAGCGTGAATTTCAGAGCTATGCAAAGCAAGTAATTGAATCAGAGTCCAAGACTACACACCATCTTTATCCTCTTCTCAAAGCATCCAAAGATGGAAGAGGACTTGGACATGGGCCATTTtccagaggaagagaaggaataaaTACTAGTTTTCAATCACAGGATGGTGCTGGGGGCCAGTTACCTTGTTGTAGCTGCACTCCTGCTCAAGAagttaaaaacatgaaataa